Part of the Gammaproteobacteria bacterium genome is shown below.
GTGCTCTTTTTCCGACTTCGGTTTGTTGGTTTTCCTGCCGCTGAAGGATTCGCGCGCATCCATGTACTTCTGTTTGAACGTGTGCAGCAGCGAACGCGCCCAGGCGAATTCGATCGACAGAATGCCTAAGCCCACTGCGATTCCGAGCAGCCCGGGGCCGGGCGTGACCAGCATGATGATACCCGCCAGCAGCACCACACCGCCTACGAGCAGCACCGCAATACGCCTCACCTGGCGCAGCCCGGTGACGAACAGTCCGTCGCCCGGTGCTGCCTGTGCCTGGTGCGCCGCCGCCTGTGGCTTGAGCGCCGGCTGCGCTACGGCGGCGCGTGGGTGGTCTGTATCCTGTGGTTTGTACATTGGGCTTCCCATTGAGTAATCCGTAATCACTGTGTCCCGAAATTTCCGATCCTGGATGTTCCAGACCGGGTGGTTGATGCTCGGCTATTAAAACAGGTTCTACCTGG
Proteins encoded:
- a CDS encoding PGPGW domain-containing protein, whose amino-acid sequence is MYKPQDTDHPRAAVAQPALKPQAAAHQAQAAPGDGLFVTGLRQVRRIAVLLVGGVVLLAGIIMLVTPGPGLLGIAVGLGILSIEFAWARSLLHTFKQKYMDARESFSGRKTNKPKSEKEHPPGR